In the Moraxella osloensis genome, one interval contains:
- the gspL gene encoding type II secretion system protein GspL, translated as MIHIWLPTQHAALRLWQQTTQTWQTADDWQTLATLANLQTTQSAKLQACLYFPSVNLLTIQPTLTASQLNALGDTGRRYLFEDISIGSVEDLQVKIQPTATNSELPALFGLHAADIHSWINAASLAGIEIVALLPDFLLLPTIDNRIDTRIDTSIATSTNTKVIETRATPTTSAVYYQDADTQLLKLHTYHGMAVSFLPLVLTKLPMLETLYLTGFHDETVAQQLASMPNLSIASSELLPTPIKDPVRHFFNFATIKGKTTLAPYAKVIALVSVCALLTAFAVDALRWYYYNQAQKQASTLLAQQYAQWFPNEPLSSKLTLQRQLSGKLTTQQSATPNVLQTLSSIQPVLQQYQLTAKQLNFQNNHLQLQLLSSSADSLNKAVNDMVNKGIKAKLGSVDAAIPAAMSSNTASAVSSAVAPTSAGSALAMIDIELAD; from the coding sequence GTGATTCATATTTGGTTGCCAACTCAGCATGCTGCCTTACGTTTATGGCAACAAACTACCCAGACTTGGCAAACGGCTGACGATTGGCAAACGCTTGCGACCCTTGCCAATCTGCAAACCACGCAATCAGCCAAGCTGCAAGCCTGTCTCTATTTTCCTAGTGTCAATTTATTAACCATCCAGCCTACGCTTACAGCAAGCCAGCTCAACGCTTTGGGCGACACTGGCAGACGCTATTTATTTGAAGATATCAGCATTGGGTCGGTAGAAGATTTACAAGTCAAAATCCAGCCGACCGCTACTAACAGCGAGTTACCGGCGTTATTTGGGCTTCATGCTGCCGATATTCATTCATGGATCAATGCTGCCTCGTTGGCAGGTATTGAGATAGTCGCTTTACTGCCAGATTTTTTATTGTTGCCGACCATAGATAATAGAATAGATACTAGAATTGATACTAGCATAGCTACGAGTACTAACACGAAGGTTATAGAGACGAGGGCTACGCCTACTACAAGCGCGGTCTACTACCAAGATGCAGATACCCAGTTATTAAAACTCCATACTTATCACGGCATGGCGGTTAGTTTTTTACCGCTGGTACTCACCAAATTACCCATGCTAGAAACGCTATATTTAACAGGTTTTCACGATGAAACCGTTGCCCAGCAATTAGCCAGTATGCCTAATTTATCCATTGCATCATCTGAGTTGTTGCCTACCCCAATCAAAGACCCGGTCAGACATTTTTTTAACTTTGCCACAATCAAAGGTAAAACGACGCTTGCGCCTTATGCCAAAGTCATCGCCCTAGTCAGTGTTTGTGCGCTGCTAACAGCCTTTGCGGTCGATGCGCTTCGTTGGTATTATTATAACCAAGCACAAAAACAAGCCTCAACTTTGCTGGCGCAGCAATACGCCCAGTGGTTCCCCAATGAGCCGCTCAGTAGCAAACTTACGCTACAACGACAGTTATCTGGCAAATTAACCACCCAGCAATCAGCCACGCCAAACGTACTTCAAACATTGTCGTCCATACAGCCGGTATTGCAGCAATATCAACTGACCGCCAAGCAGCTTAATTTTCAAAATAATCACTTACAACTGCAGCTTTTATCATCAAGCGCTGATTCATTAAACAAAGCCGTTAATGACATGGTAAACAAAGGGATAAAAGCAAAACTAGGGTCTGTCGATGCCGCGATACCCGCTGCGATGTCTTCGAATACTGCCAGTGCGGTTTCCAGTGCAGTGGCGCCAACTTCTGCTGGCAGTGCCCTTGCCATGATAGATATTGAACTGGCAGACTAA
- the zapE gene encoding cell division protein ZapE, producing MPNSNLRPLQRYELALKSGEFSEDAQQRAAMTYLDNVYEQIMDNRAKQRGLFSFLRRTEPPKGLYMWGGVGRGKTWMMDMFFESVPADNKMRQHFHHFMKRVHAELNKLQGQQDPLQKVADIIHNEADVICFDEFFVSNVSDAMILGDLFTMLFKKGITLVATSNIAPNGLYKNGIHRDRFLPAIAEVEKNCTVMNIDSGIDYRLRVLQQAELYVSPLTKENIHWLANRFTALSNNQHIIQDPIHINGRDIAIKGRTENTLYIDFRALCMQPRSASDFIEIANEFSTVLVDDVPILNDIIADPTRRFIYLVDEFYDRRVKLLVRAEQPILQLYDGQKLAFEIERTRSRLLEMQSEEYLKAEHRLDEIKKEDMTI from the coding sequence ATGCCCAACTCAAATTTACGACCCTTACAACGCTATGAGCTTGCGCTAAAATCTGGTGAGTTTAGCGAAGACGCACAGCAGCGCGCTGCGATGACTTATTTGGACAATGTCTATGAACAAATCATGGACAACCGCGCCAAACAACGTGGGCTATTTAGCTTTTTAAGACGTACTGAGCCGCCCAAAGGACTATATATGTGGGGCGGCGTGGGTCGTGGTAAGACTTGGATGATGGATATGTTTTTTGAGTCAGTGCCTGCCGACAACAAAATGCGCCAACACTTTCATCACTTTATGAAGCGGGTGCACGCCGAGCTTAACAAGCTACAAGGTCAACAAGACCCACTACAAAAAGTCGCCGATATCATCCATAATGAAGCGGATGTGATTTGTTTTGATGAATTTTTTGTCTCCAATGTCTCCGATGCGATGATTTTGGGTGATTTATTTACCATGCTATTTAAAAAAGGCATCACCTTGGTTGCCACATCAAACATCGCACCAAATGGCTTGTATAAAAATGGTATTCACCGTGACCGTTTTTTACCTGCCATTGCCGAAGTTGAAAAAAACTGTACGGTTATGAACATTGACAGTGGCATCGACTACCGTCTGCGCGTATTGCAGCAAGCCGAACTTTACGTGTCGCCATTGACCAAAGAAAACATCCACTGGCTTGCCAACCGCTTTACCGCGTTAAGCAACAATCAACACATTATCCAAGACCCCATTCATATCAATGGTCGTGATATCGCCATCAAAGGTCGTACCGAAAACACCTTGTACATTGATTTTCGGGCATTATGTATGCAGCCGCGCTCAGCCAGCGATTTTATTGAAATCGCCAATGAGTTTAGCACGGTGCTAGTGGACGATGTGCCCATACTCAACGATATTATCGCTGACCCGACAAGGCGCTTTATTTACCTTGTCGATGAGTTTTATGATCGCCGCGTCAAGCTTTTGGTACGTGCAGAACAGCCGATTTTACAACTGTATGATGGGCAAAAATTGGCGTTTGAAATTGAGCGTACGCGGTCACGTTTGCTTGAGATGCAATCAGAAGAATATCTCAAAGCGGAACATCGTTTGGATGAGATAAAAAAAGAAGATATGACCATTTAA
- the sixA gene encoding phosphohistidine phosphatase SixA produces MQLILVRHGDAGAYTLPDHERNLSALGQAQASQTAAWLAENFEPDHFIVSPYNRAQQTLAQIQQFFPHVPVTTYEGITPDNDADIAVDALGELVGDCMVVVCHMNIIAKIAHILTDEPLEGFALAEARVYDMGILAPSLAAEIKRFVPTC; encoded by the coding sequence ATGCAATTAATTTTAGTTCGTCATGGCGATGCAGGCGCTTATACCCTGCCAGACCATGAAAGAAATTTATCAGCACTGGGTCAAGCCCAAGCTTCACAGACCGCAGCGTGGCTTGCTGAGAACTTTGAGCCCGATCATTTTATCGTCAGTCCTTACAACCGCGCCCAGCAAACCCTTGCCCAAATCCAGCAATTTTTTCCCCATGTGCCTGTGACCACGTATGAGGGCATCACCCCCGATAACGATGCAGACATCGCCGTGGATGCGCTAGGCGAATTGGTTGGCGACTGCATGGTGGTGGTTTGTCATATGAATATCATTGCCAAAATCGCCCATATTCTCACGGATGAACCCTTAGAGGGTTTTGCGCTGGCTGAAGCGCGTGTGTATGATATGGGTATATTGGCACCCAGTCTTGCCGCTGAGATTAAACGCTTTGTTCCCACCTGTTAG
- a CDS encoding DnaA ATPase domain-containing protein — protein MSEQLSLNLNIKQSASISDFSGPGWVSIIDVVRQMHVGLLTQLYLYGERDTGKTHLLNAICESFRDIDQSVIYLSLRELINANMDAMVLSSLENTTVIALDDMDAIQGHPEWQEAVFHLINLSQEYGNKIIFASRLPVKSLNFELRDLLSRLARAATFQLPTGSDRLDRQLILESVLRRRHWHFDPRIIDYLLNEGPHRIGAMLAVLNELQPLFSNMERTPLNKVSKAKIQDAMNIIDNLTLNFELADFDEIAENENFLDF, from the coding sequence ATGTCGGAACAATTAAGTCTAAACTTAAATATCAAGCAGTCCGCGAGTATCAGTGACTTTAGTGGTCCAGGCTGGGTATCCATCATCGATGTGGTGCGCCAAATGCATGTAGGGCTATTGACGCAGCTATATCTATACGGCGAGCGCGATACAGGTAAAACCCATCTACTCAACGCTATCTGCGAATCCTTCCGTGATATCGACCAATCTGTTATTTATCTGTCGCTGCGTGAGCTGATAAATGCCAATATGGATGCCATGGTGTTGTCATCGCTAGAGAATACTACGGTGATTGCGCTTGATGATATGGATGCAATTCAAGGTCATCCTGAATGGCAAGAAGCAGTTTTTCATCTGATTAATTTATCGCAAGAATACGGTAATAAAATTATTTTTGCCAGTCGGTTGCCAGTAAAGTCGTTAAATTTTGAGCTGCGAGATTTGCTATCAAGGCTTGCGCGAGCCGCAACTTTTCAGTTGCCAACTGGCAGTGATAGGCTTGATAGACAGCTGATTTTGGAATCGGTATTACGCCGTCGTCATTGGCACTTTGACCCGCGCATCATTGACTATTTGCTCAATGAAGGTCCACACCGCATCGGTGCAATGTTGGCAGTGTTAAACGAATTGCAGCCATTGTTTTCTAACATGGAACGCACCCCATTAAACAAAGTGAGCAAAGCCAAAATTCAAGATGCGATGAATATCATTGATAATTTAACGCTCAATTTTGAATTGGCGGACTTTGATGAAATTGCAGAAAATGAAAATTTTTTAGATTTTTGA
- a CDS encoding DUF2057 family protein, whose protein sequence is MNKQYLWTAAALTAGMLATTQTFAQVTLNVTDNTVVTAINGQEVKNGLLSKPQKTYKLEPGKHVITAKYNRLYELRGDNHDVLRSSNISVPVELADNQTYVLDMLGQPEDYNAAKEYVKQPTLAVLQGKQIIASQQATSSSSSSIFSGLGNALGGVFGGSSKAVEANQQTINALGQSGGAIPAINQPSNQFGNQAVVTTVSSSDSLDQFMQLWLRATPAERDKIRQWVQK, encoded by the coding sequence ATGAATAAACAGTACTTATGGACGGCTGCCGCGTTGACTGCTGGCATGTTAGCAACCACACAAACATTTGCCCAAGTCACCTTGAATGTTACTGACAATACCGTGGTGACCGCTATTAATGGTCAAGAAGTCAAAAACGGCTTGCTTTCAAAGCCGCAAAAAACCTACAAACTTGAGCCAGGCAAACATGTGATTACTGCCAAGTACAATCGATTGTACGAGCTGCGCGGTGACAATCACGATGTGTTACGTTCAAGCAATATTAGCGTTCCGGTAGAGCTTGCCGACAATCAAACGTATGTGTTGGATATGCTAGGTCAACCAGAAGACTATAATGCCGCCAAAGAATATGTCAAACAACCGACACTAGCGGTGCTACAAGGCAAGCAAATCATTGCAAGTCAGCAAGCCACATCCAGCAGTAGTTCAAGCATTTTTAGCGGGTTGGGTAATGCGTTAGGCGGTGTGTTTGGTGGTAGCTCAAAAGCGGTTGAAGCCAATCAACAAACCATCAATGCCTTAGGACAATCAGGGGGTGCGATTCCCGCTATCAATCAACCTAGTAATCAATTTGGCAATCAAGCGGTTGTGACCACGGTCAGTTCATCGGATAGTCTCGATCAATTTATGCAGTTATGGTTGAGAGCAACGCCAGCAGAGCGTGATAAAATTCGCCAGTGGGTGCAAAAATAA
- the ppc gene encoding phosphoenolpyruvate carboxylase encodes MSQTNANPAENEKSLAPPHVLSLNPLNSHPSNTALVELIDNDKDSPLLADTQLLSRVLITVVEQQTSEPVKQTINKLLNGEDPQQTIQAILPTLNHQQRKNLIRACGLFAQVFNIAEDMHHERRRLAHEQDESASKSSFAHVIDELKAQGIDSDELQAQLDDTYISAVLTAHPTEVQRQTILSLRRQIRALLEQYHTAIGYQRHRIEQQLEAALLSQWQTNETRHFKITVKDEIDNGIAYFDLSFFEALPSLYRKLDYQLKERFPDTDMPNLLNIGGWIGGDRDGNPFVSADTLRYAFKRQAATVFYFYRDQLGKLYQELPLSIRHVNVSDAVLALSEQSKEDNISREEEPYRRAIGFISSRLVATSHTFDLSYGCRFGLSEPYADCDEFLADLYVVYQSLVDNGSELLANERLTDIIRAVEVFGFYLMPLDLRQFSGIHAETVHDLFKHADLEDYLSLSESARQRVLLRELATARPLYNPYITYEPQTQRELEIFQAAADIKNRFGDKAITQSIISNAEQVSDLLALALLLKESGLLLVKDGVPVSRINIVPLFETIEALQNSTRIMSELLDKPWYKSVLASRDNLQEIMLGYSDSNKDGGYVTSQWSLYQAEIQLVEMAEKYAIQLRLFHGRGGSVGRGGGPSFEAILAQPEGSVDGQIRITEQGEVITAKYADAGNAERNLETLIAATLKASLLPSHSESPDSDLMNQLSHEAFNCYRALITQPYFIDYFLQTSLVKEIASLNIGSRPASRKSLARIQDLRAIPWVFSWMQNRLMLPAWYGFGTAVEKLIADNPENLAKLQHNAQHSAFMQAMLSNMAQVMAKTDIEIAQAYVELANDATEANAIFALITAEYHRSLKALLTLTNKETLLDDNRTLARSLALRLPYLNALNWLQVALLKQLRETTTDEATSDNEASYTAVLNLVHLTINGIAQGLRNTG; translated from the coding sequence CTGTTAAATGGCGAAGACCCCCAGCAGACTATTCAAGCCATTTTGCCAACGCTCAACCATCAACAGCGCAAGAACCTCATTCGAGCTTGTGGCTTATTTGCGCAAGTTTTTAACATCGCCGAAGACATGCACCATGAGCGCCGCCGCCTTGCCCACGAACAAGACGAATCTGCGTCAAAAAGTAGTTTTGCCCATGTGATTGATGAATTAAAAGCCCAAGGGATTGACAGCGATGAGTTGCAAGCACAGCTTGATGATACCTATATCAGTGCGGTATTGACCGCGCATCCGACCGAAGTACAGCGTCAAACGATTTTATCACTGCGCCGTCAAATCCGTGCCTTACTTGAGCAATACCACACCGCGATTGGCTACCAACGTCATCGTATCGAGCAGCAACTAGAGGCAGCGTTATTGTCGCAGTGGCAAACCAATGAAACCCGCCATTTTAAAATTACGGTCAAAGATGAAATCGACAATGGCATTGCCTATTTTGATTTAAGTTTTTTTGAAGCCCTGCCAAGTTTGTATCGTAAATTAGATTATCAGTTAAAAGAGCGTTTCCCCGATACTGACATGCCAAACTTACTTAATATCGGTGGTTGGATTGGTGGCGACCGTGACGGCAATCCGTTTGTGTCAGCCGATACACTTCGCTATGCATTCAAACGCCAAGCGGCGACGGTGTTTTACTTTTATCGTGACCAACTGGGCAAGCTATACCAAGAATTGCCGCTATCTATCCGCCATGTCAACGTGAGTGATGCGGTACTGGCACTCTCCGAGCAATCCAAAGAAGATAATATCTCCAGAGAAGAAGAGCCTTATCGCCGCGCCATCGGGTTTATCTCATCACGTTTAGTCGCTACCTCGCATACGTTTGATTTATCTTACGGTTGTCGCTTTGGACTTAGTGAGCCCTACGCTGATTGTGACGAGTTTTTAGCTGATTTGTACGTCGTTTATCAGTCATTGGTCGATAATGGCAGTGAGTTACTGGCTAACGAACGACTCACCGATATCATCCGCGCCGTGGAAGTATTTGGTTTTTATTTGATGCCATTGGACTTGCGCCAGTTTTCAGGGATTCATGCCGAAACGGTTCATGATTTGTTCAAACATGCCGATTTAGAAGATTATCTTTCTTTGTCTGAATCCGCGCGTCAACGTGTGCTACTGCGTGAATTGGCAACTGCGCGTCCTTTATACAACCCCTATATCACTTATGAGCCACAAACCCAGCGTGAGTTAGAGATTTTTCAAGCCGCAGCCGATATCAAAAATCGCTTTGGTGACAAAGCGATTACCCAAAGCATTATCTCTAATGCGGAACAAGTGAGTGATTTGTTGGCACTAGCGTTATTATTGAAAGAATCAGGGCTATTATTGGTCAAAGATGGCGTACCCGTGAGCCGTATCAATATCGTACCTTTGTTTGAAACCATTGAAGCGCTGCAAAACAGTACCCGCATCATGAGTGAACTACTGGATAAACCTTGGTACAAATCGGTGCTAGCCAGCCGTGACAATCTGCAAGAGATTATGCTCGGTTATTCAGACAGTAATAAAGATGGTGGTTATGTCACCAGTCAATGGTCGCTATACCAAGCTGAAATTCAGCTAGTCGAAATGGCAGAAAAATATGCCATTCAACTGCGTTTATTCCATGGTCGTGGCGGTAGCGTGGGTCGTGGGGGCGGTCCGTCATTTGAAGCGATTTTGGCACAACCCGAAGGCTCAGTGGATGGTCAAATCCGTATTACCGAGCAAGGGGAAGTTATTACCGCAAAATATGCCGATGCGGGCAACGCGGAGCGCAACCTTGAGACGCTGATTGCTGCAACGCTCAAAGCGAGCCTATTGCCAAGCCATAGCGAAAGCCCTGATAGCGACCTAATGAATCAATTATCGCATGAAGCCTTTAATTGCTACCGCGCGCTTATCACTCAGCCGTATTTTATTGATTATTTCTTGCAGACAAGTTTGGTTAAAGAAATTGCCAGTTTAAATATTGGCTCACGTCCTGCTAGCCGCAAGTCTTTGGCGCGTATTCAAGATTTGCGCGCGATTCCTTGGGTATTTTCTTGGATGCAAAATCGCTTGATGCTGCCAGCGTGGTATGGCTTTGGCACCGCAGTCGAAAAACTGATTGCAGATAACCCAGAAAACTTAGCAAAACTGCAACACAACGCCCAACACAGTGCCTTTATGCAAGCCATGTTATCGAATATGGCACAGGTCATGGCAAAAACCGATATCGAAATCGCCCAAGCCTATGTTGAGCTCGCCAACGATGCCACTGAAGCCAACGCTATTTTTGCACTTATTACTGCAGAATATCACCGCAGCCTTAAAGCCTTGCTGACACTGACCAATAAAGAGACGCTACTGGACGACAACCGTACATTGGCGCGCTCACTTGCGCTACGCTTGCCGTATTTGAATGCGTTGAACTGGTTGCAAGTCGCTTTATTAAAACAACTTCGCGAAACGACGACTGATGAAGCGACTAGCGATAATGAAGCGTCTTATACCGCAGTGCTTAACTTGGTTCATTTAACTATCAATGGTATTGCCCAAGGCTTAAGAAATACCGGTTAG
- a CDS encoding alpha/beta hydrolase yields the protein MRSPAHSQLTHSQLIDAPCGKLEVDALWQADSTGVANPNAASVERVAILCHPNPLQEGTMMNKVVTTMYRFARDQNMHVVRFNFRGVGQSTGEYGNVTGEIEDALTVLQWIHSQTEARKLWIGGFSFGGFIAAKLAQLVNEQGAFLGVDDFDITDLALIAPSIEKNDTSDLLLPTAQTFMIYGANDEVIAPSSLQQFGENFGIQTHIIDDTGHFFHGKLGELKQLLEALSSK from the coding sequence ATGCGCTCACCTGCCCATTCACAATTAACCCATTCGCAATTAATAGATGCCCCTTGCGGTAAGCTTGAAGTTGACGCGCTTTGGCAAGCTGACTCAACGGGCGTTGCCAATCCAAACGCCGCGTCGGTTGAGCGTGTTGCCATTCTTTGTCACCCAAACCCATTGCAAGAAGGCACGATGATGAATAAAGTGGTGACCACCATGTATCGTTTTGCCCGCGACCAAAACATGCACGTGGTACGCTTTAATTTTCGCGGCGTGGGTCAGTCAACGGGCGAGTATGGCAATGTGACAGGTGAAATCGAAGACGCGTTAACTGTGCTTCAATGGATTCATAGCCAAACTGAGGCGCGCAAGCTATGGATTGGCGGATTTTCGTTTGGCGGATTTATCGCCGCCAAGCTTGCCCAGCTTGTCAATGAACAAGGCGCATTTTTGGGAGTCGATGATTTTGACATCACGGATTTGGCCTTGATTGCCCCTTCTATTGAAAAAAACGACACCTCAGATTTGCTACTGCCAACCGCGCAAACCTTTATGATTTATGGTGCGAATGATGAAGTGATTGCGCCAAGCTCGCTACAACAATTTGGGGAAAACTTTGGTATTCAAACGCACATCATTGACGATACAGGGCACTTTTTTCATGGTAAATTAGGGGAATTAAAACAGCTGCTTGAAGCGTTAAGTAGCAAATAA
- a CDS encoding NAD(P)H-dependent glycerol-3-phosphate dehydrogenase, whose translation MKKPQLATNLSENLEKLNVNREKASKLFADVIEKAVKKSKPDTPAVLEKDLDNQLANEPAPLKIAVLGGGSFGTAMANLSSKNGCEVTLWVRDKRSVKSMQKTHINKKYLPDHKLDERLQFTHDLQAAVKGKDLIFVAVPSSAFRETLQKIAPFISAQAIVSLTKGMEKDTFALMSDVIADELPNVAFGVMSGPNLAKEIMNNMPSATVIASQSAALRLAVQTALHSAFFRVFASDDLIGVELGGALKNIYAIAMGMAAAYDIGENTKAMILTRALAEMSRFGVQAGANPLTFLGLSGVGDLYATCSSTLSRNYQIGNMLGRGMSLDQAIKKLGQTAEGINTIQQVNEKAMKEGIYMPITHALHDIIYEDKAPLGVALNLMEAGFRSDVEFVMPHQVQPKHN comes from the coding sequence ATGAAAAAACCCCAGTTAGCAACCAATCTAAGTGAAAATTTAGAAAAGCTGAATGTCAATCGTGAAAAAGCCAGTAAGCTGTTTGCCGACGTCATTGAAAAAGCGGTCAAAAAGTCTAAACCGGACACCCCAGCGGTATTAGAAAAAGACTTAGACAATCAGCTCGCCAACGAACCTGCACCCCTCAAAATTGCCGTGCTGGGCGGTGGTAGTTTTGGTACGGCAATGGCAAATTTATCGTCCAAAAATGGCTGCGAAGTCACGCTTTGGGTACGCGATAAGCGCAGCGTCAAATCGATGCAAAAAACCCATATCAACAAAAAATATTTGCCCGACCATAAGCTTGATGAGCGCCTGCAATTTACCCATGATTTACAAGCAGCCGTCAAAGGCAAAGATTTGATTTTTGTGGCAGTGCCGAGCTCAGCGTTTCGTGAAACTTTACAAAAAATTGCGCCCTTTATCAGCGCTCAAGCCATCGTGTCTTTAACCAAAGGTATGGAAAAAGATACCTTTGCGCTAATGAGTGATGTGATCGCAGATGAATTGCCCAATGTGGCTTTTGGCGTGATGAGCGGTCCCAATCTCGCCAAAGAAATCATGAATAATATGCCGTCTGCCACCGTGATTGCCAGCCAATCTGCAGCGCTACGGCTTGCCGTGCAGACAGCGCTGCACAGTGCGTTTTTTCGCGTGTTTGCCAGTGATGATTTAATTGGCGTGGAGCTTGGCGGCGCGCTCAAAAATATTTATGCCATCGCCATGGGCATGGCGGCTGCCTATGACATCGGAGAAAACACCAAAGCCATGATATTAACCCGCGCATTGGCTGAGATGAGCCGATTTGGTGTCCAAGCGGGGGCTAATCCCCTGACCTTTTTGGGGTTGTCGGGCGTGGGTGATTTGTATGCAACTTGCTCATCGACCTTAAGCCGTAACTACCAGATTGGTAATATGCTAGGGCGTGGCATGAGCCTTGACCAAGCCATCAAAAAACTGGGGCAAACCGCTGAAGGGATTAATACTATCCAGCAGGTGAATGAAAAAGCTATGAAAGAGGGTATTTATATGCCAATTACTCATGCCTTGCACGATATTATCTATGAAGACAAAGCGCCGCTTGGGGTTGCGTTAAACTTAATGGAAGCAGGATTTAGAAGTGATGTGGAATTTGTCATGCCGCATCAAGTGCAGCCAAAGCATAACTGA
- the gspM gene encoding type II secretion system protein GspM, which yields MKPHASLSQSLQKLTTPLGHAFQNLSRRDQIALLILAMFLLFFVVGVGGWTLHSKANQAQKKYDDTMADVFWLRSQAGNINPNQTQQVNQADAIKQILIQSGIVNAQVVENGNTIQVAFSHAQASVITNIFNQFEQQGIRIQQLQINQPALDKLEVQSVLSIN from the coding sequence ATGAAACCGCACGCTTCACTGAGCCAATCCCTGCAAAAACTAACCACGCCTTTGGGTCATGCGTTTCAAAATTTATCACGTCGTGATCAGATTGCGCTGCTGATATTGGCAATGTTCTTGCTTTTTTTCGTGGTCGGTGTCGGTGGTTGGACGCTGCATAGTAAAGCCAACCAAGCACAAAAAAAATACGATGACACCATGGCAGATGTGTTTTGGCTACGCAGTCAAGCAGGCAACATCAATCCCAACCAGACCCAACAAGTCAATCAAGCCGATGCTATCAAACAAATACTCATCCAATCAGGTATTGTCAATGCGCAAGTGGTCGAGAATGGCAATACTATCCAAGTTGCTTTTAGTCACGCGCAAGCCAGCGTAATCACCAATATATTTAATCAGTTTGAACAACAAGGTATTCGTATCCAGCAACTACAAATCAACCAGCCAGCCCTCGATAAGCTTGAAGTACAGTCTGTCTTATCTATTAACTAA
- a CDS encoding nitroreductase: protein MTNSEILDFIKSRRSIGNLVAPAPTREQVEQAIEVAPAPNREQVEQAIEVALSAPDHKDLNPYRFIVLENQALNTLGTALKNAAIAQGETDEKTLTKAENMPLRAPMIIACVTDFKSHDKVPHWEQIAASSCAVQNLLLALTAQGFATVWRTGPLANAPAIKQLFNVTADNQVIAFVYVGTAVSTIPPRSKIDVTPFIVYDNGTN, encoded by the coding sequence ATGACAAATTCAGAAATTTTAGACTTTATCAAATCGCGCCGTTCAATCGGCAACCTTGTCGCTCCTGCACCCACCCGCGAGCAAGTCGAACAAGCGATTGAAGTCGCCCCTGCGCCCAACCGCGAGCAAGTCGAACAAGCGATTGAAGTCGCCCTATCCGCCCCCGATCACAAGGATTTAAACCCGTACCGTTTTATCGTACTTGAAAACCAAGCGTTAAACACTTTAGGCACGGCGTTAAAAAATGCGGCGATAGCACAAGGTGAAACCGATGAGAAAACCCTCACCAAAGCCGAGAATATGCCGCTGCGTGCGCCGATGATTATCGCCTGTGTCACCGACTTTAAATCCCATGATAAAGTCCCCCATTGGGAACAAATAGCGGCAAGTAGTTGTGCGGTGCAAAATCTCCTGCTTGCCTTGACGGCACAAGGGTTTGCCACCGTCTGGCGCACCGGTCCACTTGCCAATGCGCCTGCAATCAAACAACTGTTTAATGTAACCGCTGATAACCAAGTCATTGCTTTTGTCTATGTTGGCACAGCCGTCTCCACCATCCCACCGCGTTCTAAGATAGACGTCACACCATTTATTGTTTATGATAATGGCACAAACTAA